The nucleotide sequence AGAAAAAAGAACCGCCTCGATCCAGAAACCGGTCCGAGGCGGTCGAGATGTGTGCAGATATCGGCCGCCCCCCCCACCACCGTTCCGAGGCGGTCGAGACGTGTGCAGCTGCAAGGCGTCTCACGTGCCGAGGAATGAGGCGTAGCGGCAGCTACGTCGCAGCGACTGAAGGCGAGAGCAACGCAGCAGACGGGTGCGTATCGGCCGCCCTCACTACTTAACCGATTCTTCGGGGTAGGCGTGGATATTATGAATCGACAAATCCGGACCGCGGAACTCATCCTCATCCTCCAGCCGGAAACCGACCGTCTTGGCGATCACCCCGTAGACCACGAAACCGACCACCAGGGCGAAGACGATCGCCAGCAGGGTGCCGATCAACTGGGACATGAAGCTGACGCCGCCCATGCCGAGAAACATCGTCTGGCCGAAGATCCCCGCCGAGATGCCGCCCCAGCTGCCGATCAGACCGTGCAGCGGCCAGACACCGAGGACGTCATCGATTTTCAGTTTTTCCTGTTCAAGTTCAAAACCGTAGACGAAAATCAACGCACCGATGCCGCCGATGAAGAACGCGGCGATCGGATGCACCAGGTCGGAACCGGCACAGATGGCGATCAGGCCGGCCAGCGCGCCGTTGTGCACGAAACCCGGGTCATTCTTACCGGCGACCAGGGCAAAAAGGACCCCGCCGACCATCGCCATCAGCGAATTGACCGCCACCAGTCCGGAAATGCCTTCCAGATTCTGGGCGCTCATGACATTGAACCCGAACCAGCCGACCGCCAGGATCCAGCTGCCGAGGGCCAGGAAGGGGATATTGGAAATCGGGATCGCCTTGCTCTGGCCGCGCACCCAGCGCCCCAGGCGGGGACCGAGGATGATGACCGCGGGCAGCGCCAGCCAGCCGCCCATGGAGTGGACCACCACGCTGCCGGCAAAATCGTGGAAACCGGCACCGAAGGTTGATTCCAGCCAGCCCTGCAGACCGGAGCTGTTCTGCCCCCAGATCAGCGATTCGAAAAAGGGATAGAAGATACCGGCAAAAATGCCGCCGGCCACCACCTGCGGCCAGAATTTGGCCCGTTCGGCGATGCCGCCGGAGATGATCGCCGGGATACAGGCGGCGAAGCAGAGCAGGAAGAAGAAACGCACCA is from Geothermobacter hydrogeniphilus and encodes:
- a CDS encoding ammonium transporter, whose amino-acid sequence is MESAMVSLRHGGDVLFLMLGAVMVFAMHAGFAFLEVGSVRQKSQVNAFVKILTDWSVSTVVYFLIGYPIAYGVNFLAPAGSLLGDNNGYELVRFFFLLCFAACIPAIISGGIAERAKFWPQVVAGGIFAGIFYPFFESLIWGQNSSGLQGWLESTFGAGFHDFAGSVVVHSMGGWLALPAVIILGPRLGRWVRGQSKAIPISNIPFLALGSWILAVGWFGFNVMSAQNLEGISGLVAVNSLMAMVGGVLFALVAGKNDPGFVHNGALAGLIAICAGSDLVHPIAAFFIGGIGALIFVYGFELEQEKLKIDDVLGVWPLHGLIGSWGGISAGIFGQTMFLGMGGVSFMSQLIGTLLAIVFALVVGFVVYGVIAKTVGFRLEDEDEFRGPDLSIHNIHAYPEESVK